The genomic window CGCTGGCGCACCAAGCAGGACCTCGTCGTCGACACCGTCTCCGACCTCAACCGGGCCTGGACGGTCACCGCCGACACGGGGTCGCTGGAGGGCGACCTGCGCTCGCTGGTGCACCGGATGGTGGAGATGATGGCCAGCCCGGTCGGGGCGGCCACCCGCTCGCTGCTGGCCGCGATGCAGCACGAGCCGGCGCTGATCGAGGCGTTCCGGGACGGGCCGCTGGCGGTGTGGCGGCGGGCCTACGACGAGCTGTGGGCGCGGGCGCAGGGCCGCGGCGAGCTCGGCCCGGGCCTGCCCCAGTCGATCCCGGCCGAGGCCACCACCGCGCTGCTGGTGCAGCGCTGGCTCGTCACCCGCGAGCCGGTGGACACCGCCTACGCCGACGCGGTGCTCGAGACCGTGGTGCTCCCGCTGGTCCGCCGGGCCGGCTGAGCCCCACTCACACCCCCGTCACCAACCCAGCGTCCCCGGCTCGCCCTTGAACGGGCCGACGACGTCGCCGGTGATCCAGCCGCCGTAGAAGTCCCCGGCCTGCGCGCGCACCTGCTCGCCGTCGACCAGCGCCCGCTCCACCCTGCTCGGGTAGAACGCCACCGCGCCGCGCAGGTGCTCGTAGCCCGGCGTCGGCTGCTCGTAGGACCAGCCCACCGCGGGGTACCGCCGGCCGCCGACGACGGCGTCCCAGTAGGTCGCCTGCCCCTTCCACTCGCACCACGACGAGCCCCGGCCCCGCTCCAGCACGCCCGGGACGACGTCGTCACGGGGCACGTAGTAGACCGGCGGGTGGCTGGTCTCGCAGACCCGCACCGCCCGGGTGGTGTCGGCGACGACCTGCCCGCCCATCTCGACGACGACGCGGCGGGGCGTGACCTCGGCCGAGGGCGGGCGCGGGTAGTCCCACACCGACTCCTGGCCGGGACCGACGGGATCCCGGCGGGGCGTGCGCACGCCGGCCGCTCTAGTCCCTGCGGTGGCGGACCTTCTGGACGACGACGAGCGTCACCAGGAGGCCGAGGGCGCCGATGGTCGCCTTGCCGGCGGTCGAGGTCAGGAACCGCTGGACGGCGTCCCTGCCCTGGGCCTTGAGCCGTGTCGGGCTGCCCCGGTAGGCGAGGTGGTCCAGGGTCGCCGCCAGCGACTCACGGGCGGCGTCGATCTCCAGCTGGATCTCTCGAGGGTCGCGAGGCACGGCGACAGCCTGCCAGACAGCGCGCCGACCGGCCCGTTCCGGAGATCGCGGGCACCCGGCCGGGCGACCGCGCCCTAGACTCGGCGGCCACGCGGGAGTGGTGTAACGGCAGCCACGCCAGACTTAGGATCTGGTGCCCTCGGGCGTGCGGGTTCGACTCCCGCCTCCCGCACTCGACGGGCGCTCAGCGCAGGGTGACGGTCAGCTCGACCTGCGGCGAGGGCAGCTCCGGGTCGTCGGCGTCGACGACGGCGAGCAGGTCGACCCGGTCGCCGTCGCCGCTGCCGCGCAGCGCCAGCCCCTCCACCTTGACCACGCGCCCCTCCACCTCCGGGACCGGCGCGACGTCGAGCACCCGCCCGCCCTCGGCCAGGACGAGGGCGGTGGCCACCACCGGGCCGTCGTCGACGGCGTTCGGGGTGTCCTCGGCCGCCGCCGAGAGGACCTCCCGCCCGTCGGGCAGCGCGACGGCGTCGGTGACCGCCAGCCCGACGCCGGCCACCTCGCCGAGGTCGAGCACGTGCGCCGCCCCCAGCCGCACCGACGCGGGGGCGGCGCGGCCGAGCAGGACGGCGACGAGGTCCGCCAGCCGGACCTCGACCCCCGCGTTCGGCACCCCCGCCGCGAGGTTGCCGCGCTGGTACCAGCGGAGGACGTCGCCGGCGCGGCTGGCCCCCTCCAGGTTCAGCTGCCCGGCCGGCACGCCCAGGCGGTCGGCGACGGCGGCGTAGAGCGGCCCGAGGTCGGCCGCCCGCACCGACGGCCGGTCGCCGTCGAGGACGACCAGCACCCCGCGCGTGCGCCGCCCGGTCGAGCCGGACCCGAGCAGCAGGACCGCCTCGTGCCCGTCGGCCTCCACGGGGCACGCGGTCTCGAGGTCCGGCTTGAGCGACTTGGTGCCGGCCGCCTCGGAGAAGCGGTCGTGCCCCTTGACCGGCGGGAGCAGCCGCACCGGCGCCACCCCGCCCGGCCGCTGCCAGGCCGCGGAGGTCGCGTCGTCCTGCGCCACCAGCCAGCCGTCGCCGAGCGGCGCGAGTCCGGAGGCCGCGGTCACGGGCGTCCCGTCGTCGAAGCGCAGGTCGCGCACAGCGGTGAGGTCGACGCGCACGGACCCCCCGTGCCCAGCACGCCGGGATGTCACGCAGCACGGGTGACGAGACCGTCTCTTCGCAGGTCAGCACGCTGGAAACCGGGGAACGCCGCTGCACGGGCGCCCCGTCCGACGTAGTCTCGGGAACGGCCGGCCGGCCGCACGACGGGGTGCCCGGGGCCGGCCCTCTTCCCCGCACGCAGTCCCCCGGACACGACCCGTCGGAGCCCATGACCTCCCCCCGCACCGAGCCCAGCACCTCCCCCGGCGGCACCCCCGAGCCGGTCCCCGACAAGCCCCGCACCTCGCTGAGCGTCACCCAGGTGGCCGCCGGCGCCCTCGCCGCGGTGTCCGCGGCGGTGCTCGCCTCCTTCTTCGGCGTGGCCGGCACCGTGATCGGCGCGGCCCTCGTCAGCGTCGTCAGCACGGTCGGCTCCGCGCTCTACAGCGCGTCCCTCAACCGGACCAGCGAGAAGCTGCGCAGGGCCCGCGAGCAGCTGGCCACCCGGCCGGTCCCCGCCCCCGGCGACGCCGCGACCCGCGAGCTGCCCACCGCAGGGGACGCGGCCACCCGCCGGCTCCCCGCCCCGGGCGAGGCCGCGACCCGTGAGCTGCCGGCTTCCCTCGACCCCCGCCGGGCCCCGGCGCCGAGGCGGCGGATCCGCTGGCCGCGGGTGGCCGTGTACGCCGTCGGCGTGTTCGTCCTCGCCATGGGGATCGTCACGAGCATCGAGCTCGTCGGTCAGCAGCCGGTCTCGGCGCTGGTCGGCGGCACCGACACCTCGTCGTCGTCCACGACGATCGGCGAGCTGTCCAACGCCTCGTCCTCGCGCGACGTGACGCCGTCGGATCCCGACCCGACCGACCCCGCCGGCACCACGACCGAGGCCCCCGCCTCGGGCACGCCGGAGGACGGCGCCGAGGAGTCGGCCACCCCCACCGAGGAGCCGGAGGAGTCCGCGCCCGCGACCGAGAGCGGCAGCGGCGACGAGGAGCCCGGGGAGCCCGGGGAGTCCGCGCCGGCCGAGGACTCCACGCCGGCCGAGCCGTCGACGCAGGCACCGCAGACCGGATCGGGCAGCGGCTCCGGCAGCGGCTCCGGGAGCGGCTCCGGGAGCGGCTCGGGCAGCAGCCCCCAGGCCGACGCGGGCACCGGGGCCCCGCCGGCCGGCTGAGGTCCCCGGTGCCGGGGGTCAGTTCTTCGCGCGCCGCGGGACCAGCTTGAGCAGCGCCAGCCCGGCGAACAGCAGGGTGACGCCGGCGACGACGATCGCCAGCGCGTCGACGCCGGTGTAGGCGAGGGCGGTCGACCCGCCCACGCCGCTGGCCGTCACGTAACCCGCCTTGCTGTACACGTGCACCTCCTCTCGGGGGATCAGCCCGCCGCGGGAGCCGCGACGTGGTGCCAGGTGGCCTCCCGGCGGCGGACGACGTCCGCCAGGGAGCGGACGAAGACGGCCTGGATGAACAGGTCGTAGGCCAGCTCGACCACCAGCGGCGCCGCCAGGAGCAGCGCCCACGCGCCACCCCTGCGGACCGTCACCAGCCGCTCGGCCAGGAACACCAGACCGACCGCGGCCCAGAACCGGTCGAGGTGCGGGGCGCCGTCCCGGAGCAGCACCAGCACGGTGAGCAGCAGGTACGCCTGGAAGGCGAGGACGCCCAGGCCGATGCCCACCTGCTGTCCCCAGTAGCGGACCGTGACCCGGGTGAGCCCGTAGTGCCGCAGGTTCTCCAGGGCGCCGCGCTGCCACCGCATGCGCTGCTTCCACAGGTCCCGCCAGGTCGGCATGATCTCGGTGACCACCGAGCACGCCGCCGGGCTGGTCATGCGCCAGCCGAGGGTCTTGAGGGCGAGGGTCAGCTCGTTGTCCTCGGTGAGCGCGAGGGTGTCGTAGACCTGCCCCTCCCGTCCGGGCAGCGTGGTGCCGCGCGCGGCGGCGACCTCCCGCAGGGCCCGGACCCGGAAGAGGGTCCCCGTCCCGGTCAGGACCATGACCCGGCCGGTCCGGGAGACGTCGCGGCTGTAGCGGAGGTACTCGTTGCGCTGGAGCTGCCCGAGGACACCCGCGCCCGGGTGGCCGTAGAACAGCCCGCCGGCGGCGCCGATGCGCGGTGAGGACGCGAGGCTGGCCGCGGCCGCCTCGAGGAAGCCGGGTGCCAGCTCGGTGTCGGCGTCCATCACGAGCACGAGGTCGTCGTCGTGCAGGTCCGGCGTGGGACCGGCCGGGACGTCGTCGTCCCCCGGGTCCGCGGCCGCCCGGTCCCGGCGCCGGTCGGGGCCGCGACGCGGGTCCTCGGAGGTCCCCCGCCGGTCGGAGGTGGCGGTGCGCCGGAACCGCGCGACGATCGCCTGGTTCAGGGCCCCGGCCTTCTTGTCGGTGTTGCCGACGGTCTCGTAGACCTCGGCGCCGCGCTCGCGCGCGATCCGGGCGGTGTCGTCGGTGCAGTTGTCGGCGACGACGACCACGCGGTCGGGGCGCCGCGTCTGGCGCTGCAGCGCGTCGAGGGTGGTCCCGATGGTGGCCGCCTCGTCGTGCGCGGGGATCAGCACCACCAGCCGGGCCGCCGGTGTCGTGCCGTCCCCCGCCGTGCCGTCCCCCGCCGTGCCGTCCCCTGCCATGCCGGCTCCTCCTGGCGTCGCGTCCCGTCAGGAGGTCAACGGCAGGGTCCGGCCGGGGCTGTCGCGGAGCGGGCCGGGACCACCCCGAACGGGTCAGGAGCCG from Geodermatophilus normandii includes these protein-coding regions:
- a CDS encoding TetR/AcrR family transcriptional regulator — encoded protein: MTALVTEPPTRAGRGGRPRDPSRDDVIRAAILQLLGEVGYGALTMDAVAAEAGVGKATIYRRWRTKQDLVVDTVSDLNRAWTVTADTGSLEGDLRSLVHRMVEMMASPVGAATRSLLAAMQHEPALIEAFRDGPLAVWRRAYDELWARAQGRGELGPGLPQSIPAEATTALLVQRWLVTREPVDTAYADAVLETVVLPLVRRAG
- a CDS encoding DUF6910 family protein, whose protein sequence is MRVDLTAVRDLRFDDGTPVTAASGLAPLGDGWLVAQDDATSAAWQRPGGVAPVRLLPPVKGHDRFSEAAGTKSLKPDLETACPVEADGHEAVLLLGSGSTGRRTRGVLVVLDGDRPSVRAADLGPLYAAVADRLGVPAGQLNLEGASRAGDVLRWYQRGNLAAGVPNAGVEVRLADLVAVLLGRAAPASVRLGAAHVLDLGEVAGVGLAVTDAVALPDGREVLSAAAEDTPNAVDDGPVVATALVLAEGGRVLDVAPVPEVEGRVVKVEGLALRGSGDGDRVDLLAVVDADDPELPSPQVELTVTLR
- a CDS encoding glycosyltransferase family 2 protein, yielding MAGDGTAGDGTAGDGTTPAARLVVLIPAHDEAATIGTTLDALQRQTRRPDRVVVVADNCTDDTARIARERGAEVYETVGNTDKKAGALNQAIVARFRRTATSDRRGTSEDPRRGPDRRRDRAAADPGDDDVPAGPTPDLHDDDLVLVMDADTELAPGFLEAAAASLASSPRIGAAGGLFYGHPGAGVLGQLQRNEYLRYSRDVSRTGRVMVLTGTGTLFRVRALREVAAARGTTLPGREGQVYDTLALTEDNELTLALKTLGWRMTSPAACSVVTEIMPTWRDLWKQRMRWQRGALENLRHYGLTRVTVRYWGQQVGIGLGVLAFQAYLLLTVLVLLRDGAPHLDRFWAAVGLVFLAERLVTVRRGGAWALLLAAPLVVELAYDLFIQAVFVRSLADVVRRREATWHHVAAPAAG
- a CDS encoding DUF3618 domain-containing protein — translated: MPRDPREIQLEIDAARESLAATLDHLAYRGSPTRLKAQGRDAVQRFLTSTAGKATIGALGLLVTLVVVQKVRHRRD
- a CDS encoding DUF427 domain-containing protein — protein: MRTPRRDPVGPGQESVWDYPRPPSAEVTPRRVVVEMGGQVVADTTRAVRVCETSHPPVYYVPRDDVVPGVLERGRGSSWCEWKGQATYWDAVVGGRRYPAVGWSYEQPTPGYEHLRGAVAFYPSRVERALVDGEQVRAQAGDFYGGWITGDVVGPFKGEPGTLGW